A genomic window from Actinomycetota bacterium includes:
- a CDS encoding wax ester/triacylglycerol synthase family O-acyltransferase — MTKPAYDRLSFLDASFLALESSTAHMHVAGVALFEGGTLRRPDGGIDIGRIRSFIGSRLHYVPRYRQHLAWIPIEKYPVWVDDQHFNLDYHVRHISLPKPGTDTQLRELFGQILGSQLDRAKPLWQMWIVEGCEQDRFGLIFKIHHCMLDGISGVDLMGVLLGFAPTTEIEPTPEYIPRPVPRGAQLLVDETLRRLARAAKIAVSVPRLFEQGRSLATEVGRRANAVAHSLTSGWLSAASRTPINEPIGPNRRFDWLTLPLDDFKEVKNLLGGTVNDVVLAVATGAIRSFLINERAFDVTGVEFRAMVPVSVRPKDQRGSLGNQIAMWLIELPLEQRDPLRRFALIKEHTGKLKETNQALGASTIIQLTSGAPMTLMQRAARLATGMRPFNMTITNVPGPQFPMYLLDSRLIVQYPAVPLWAGHDIGIALFSYDGEIAWGLHADWDAVPDLDAFAAAVRRSAAELLEAARSQA, encoded by the coding sequence ATGACCAAACCTGCGTATGACCGGCTCTCTTTTCTCGACGCCTCCTTCCTGGCGCTCGAGTCCTCCACCGCACACATGCATGTCGCCGGTGTGGCGCTGTTCGAAGGAGGAACGCTGAGACGGCCCGATGGCGGCATCGACATCGGACGCATTCGCTCGTTCATCGGGTCTCGACTCCACTATGTGCCGCGTTACCGGCAGCATCTCGCGTGGATCCCGATCGAGAAGTACCCCGTCTGGGTCGACGACCAGCACTTCAACCTCGACTACCACGTCCGCCACATCAGCCTTCCGAAGCCGGGAACGGACACACAACTCAGAGAGCTGTTCGGCCAGATCCTCGGAAGCCAGCTCGACAGGGCGAAGCCCCTGTGGCAGATGTGGATCGTCGAAGGATGCGAGCAGGACCGTTTCGGTTTGATCTTCAAGATCCACCATTGCATGCTCGACGGCATCTCGGGTGTGGACCTGATGGGGGTCCTTCTCGGTTTCGCCCCCACGACAGAGATCGAGCCGACCCCCGAGTACATACCGCGGCCCGTGCCACGAGGAGCGCAGCTCCTCGTCGACGAGACACTCCGTCGCCTGGCACGCGCGGCAAAGATCGCAGTCAGTGTCCCCCGGCTATTCGAGCAGGGGCGTTCACTTGCGACCGAAGTAGGGCGGAGAGCCAACGCCGTGGCACATTCGCTCACCTCGGGATGGCTCTCGGCCGCGTCCCGCACCCCCATCAATGAACCGATCGGCCCGAACCGACGGTTCGACTGGCTGACCCTGCCTCTCGACGACTTCAAGGAAGTCAAGAACCTCCTCGGCGGCACCGTCAACGATGTCGTACTGGCAGTCGCAACGGGGGCGATCCGCAGTTTCCTCATCAACGAACGAGCCTTCGATGTCACCGGGGTCGAGTTCCGTGCGATGGTCCCGGTCAGCGTCCGTCCGAAGGATCAACGAGGATCCCTGGGGAACCAGATCGCGATGTGGCTGATCGAGCTGCCGCTGGAACAGCGTGACCCGTTGCGGAGGTTCGCGCTCATCAAGGAACACACGGGCAAGCTCAAGGAAACCAACCAGGCACTCGGCGCCTCGACGATCATCCAGCTCACCTCGGGGGCACCGATGACCTTGATGCAACGTGCCGCACGGCTCGCCACCGGCATGCGCCCGTTCAACATGACGATCACGAATGTACCCGGACCGCAGTTCCCGATGTACCTGCTCGACTCCAGGCTGATCGTGCAATACCCCGCCGTCCCACTGTGGGCAGGCCACGATATCGGCATCGCCCTGTTCAGCTACGACGGCGAGATCGCATGGGGACTCCACGCCGACTGGGATGCCGTTCCCGATCTCGACGCCTTCGCCGCCGCGGTCCGACGCTCGGCTGCAGAACTGCTCGAAGCGGCCAGATCACAGGCCTGA
- a CDS encoding NAD(P)-binding domain-containing protein, with translation MRYLGPDDLRAALPMSSAIGAMREAFRDDRETPQRVLLGSSLFMAGKVGSRTGIKVVSITPGDPAGIVVVFDGRGHPIGLVDGPTLTAIRTGAAAGLATRLLAKPDASTLAMLGAGAMARDLIEAVIAVRPITRILVWSRSRDRAERLARQVGGEAVSDANEAVGHADVVTTATPAHIPLFRDSSLPESVHINAIGAFTPEMAEIPPETVRRAFVAVDDIAAASEEAGDLIQAQRSPDATIGDLLTHRSKPSSPITLFKSVGVASQDIAAAARALATAAREGLGVLLEP, from the coding sequence ATGCGGTATCTGGGACCTGACGACCTGAGAGCGGCGCTTCCGATGAGCTCGGCGATCGGCGCGATGCGTGAGGCGTTTCGAGACGACCGTGAAACACCTCAGCGGGTTCTGCTCGGTTCGTCATTGTTCATGGCGGGGAAAGTGGGAAGCCGCACCGGCATCAAGGTGGTCTCGATCACACCCGGCGACCCGGCGGGGATCGTCGTGGTGTTCGACGGGCGCGGGCACCCGATCGGCCTCGTCGATGGACCGACGCTCACCGCGATCCGGACAGGTGCGGCAGCCGGTCTCGCCACGCGTCTGCTCGCGAAGCCCGACGCCTCCACACTCGCGATGCTCGGCGCAGGCGCGATGGCTCGAGATCTGATCGAAGCGGTCATCGCCGTCCGACCGATCACCAGGATTCTCGTATGGTCCAGAAGCCGGGACAGGGCCGAGCGGCTGGCCAGACAGGTCGGCGGTGAAGCCGTGAGCGACGCGAATGAGGCGGTCGGCCACGCGGACGTGGTGACCACTGCGACGCCGGCGCACATTCCCCTGTTCCGTGATTCGTCACTGCCGGAGTCCGTGCACATCAACGCGATCGGCGCCTTCACGCCGGAGATGGCCGAGATACCCCCGGAGACGGTCAGGAGGGCGTTCGTCGCAGTCGACGATATCGCAGCCGCCTCGGAAGAAGCCGGTGACCTCATCCAGGCGCAACGCTCGCCTGATGCGACGATCGGAGACCTGCTGACGCACAGGTCCAAACCGAGTTCGCCGATCACCCTCTTCAAATCCGTCGGGGTCGCGAGCCAGGACATCGCCGCGGCCGCCCGGGCTCTGGCCACCGCGGCCCGTGAGGGGCTCGGCGTGCTCCTCGAGCCATGA
- a CDS encoding FAD-binding oxidoreductase, protein MQTADIVVIGAGIIGSSIAYQLARRTSDHIVVLDKGAGPSEGSTGASSAVIRTLYSQTNMVRLALGGQRAYRNWSDFTRLPEPTNRFEHAGVLWILGFTADHAHHTVDRLRSQGVHVSILDAEGARERFPALSTCDAPFDLTGATPHECRDLEAALFEEEGGYANPTGANQDLIAAARREGAEVRFRSPVTGVRTGGGRVMGVTLADGTTIDTPLVINAAGPWCNRLNEAAGVDVPWTLTPTRVQVAYRAMADEVQGPIPVTVDHNIYLRPESRGRQVLFGSVLAEDETERVDPDNYRTSADAAFKDVKIHALHHRIPALPHKGTVSGIAGLYTVNQQDVHPVLGPTELEGWFVANGFSGHGFKLAPMIGSLIAQEITGRRASYDTDVPISFLGVDRDPLAVDNKNVLA, encoded by the coding sequence GTGCAGACAGCGGACATCGTGGTGATCGGTGCAGGCATCATCGGGTCCTCGATCGCGTATCAGCTCGCCCGCCGCACGTCCGACCACATCGTCGTTCTCGACAAGGGCGCGGGGCCGTCGGAAGGGTCGACCGGCGCATCGTCGGCCGTTATCAGGACCCTCTACTCCCAGACGAACATGGTGCGGCTCGCTCTCGGCGGTCAGCGCGCCTACCGAAACTGGTCCGACTTCACCCGGCTCCCAGAACCGACAAACCGATTTGAACATGCCGGTGTCCTCTGGATATTGGGCTTCACGGCCGACCATGCGCACCACACCGTCGACCGCCTCCGATCACAAGGCGTCCACGTATCGATCCTCGACGCGGAAGGGGCCCGCGAGCGGTTTCCCGCCCTCTCGACGTGCGATGCACCCTTCGATCTGACCGGCGCCACACCGCATGAGTGCCGCGACCTCGAAGCTGCACTGTTCGAAGAGGAAGGCGGCTACGCAAACCCGACGGGAGCGAATCAGGATCTGATCGCCGCCGCGAGACGAGAGGGCGCCGAAGTCCGCTTCCGATCTCCCGTCACCGGGGTGCGCACCGGCGGCGGACGCGTCATGGGGGTCACGCTGGCCGATGGAACCACGATCGATACTCCACTCGTCATCAACGCTGCCGGTCCTTGGTGCAACCGCCTCAACGAGGCGGCCGGAGTCGATGTGCCCTGGACGCTCACACCGACCCGTGTGCAGGTCGCGTACCGGGCGATGGCCGACGAGGTACAAGGGCCGATCCCCGTGACGGTGGACCACAACATCTACTTGCGGCCCGAGTCCCGCGGCCGGCAGGTTCTCTTCGGTTCCGTTCTCGCGGAGGACGAGACCGAACGCGTCGATCCGGACAACTACCGCACCAGCGCCGACGCGGCATTCAAGGACGTCAAGATCCATGCCCTCCATCACCGCATTCCGGCGCTTCCCCACAAAGGAACGGTTTCGGGCATCGCCGGCCTCTACACGGTCAACCAGCAGGATGTCCACCCCGTCCTCGGTCCCACCGAGCTCGAAGGGTGGTTCGTCGCCAACGGATTCAGTGGGCACGGGTTCAAGCTCGCGCCGATGATCGGGTCGCTGATCGCCCAGGAGATCACCGGCAGGCGAGCTTCGTACGACACCGACGTCCCGATTTCGTTCCTCGGTGTCGACCGCGACCCCCTCGCCGTCGACAACAAGAATGTGCTCGCCTGA
- a CDS encoding DUF998 domain-containing protein, translated as MPSTRLGLIGGVLAPPIVVLAFLIGLAQHPELDPATDTISKLSARGVSDPWAMSTGFAIYGLLIIGFAHGLRSVTNRRHDAARIALAAHGALMICAAIFRDDLVEWGWTTFIGALHDISGGMAFTALLFAMVLTALAAAPEETGRRRLGLAYAGLFLAAGLGFLATPHWYPGYSERVFVVVGIVWVQWVTVSTLVRSMRQNPHAHTRTPIQ; from the coding sequence ATGCCATCGACTCGGCTCGGGCTGATCGGTGGGGTGCTGGCCCCGCCGATCGTCGTGCTCGCATTCCTCATCGGACTTGCCCAGCACCCCGAACTCGATCCCGCCACCGACACGATCTCCAAGTTGAGTGCCCGGGGAGTCTCCGACCCGTGGGCGATGTCGACCGGATTCGCGATCTACGGTCTGCTCATCATCGGTTTCGCCCACGGTTTGCGCTCGGTCACGAACCGCCGTCACGACGCCGCGCGCATCGCCCTCGCCGCCCACGGCGCTCTGATGATTTGCGCGGCGATCTTTCGCGACGACCTCGTCGAGTGGGGGTGGACGACCTTCATCGGGGCGTTGCACGACATTTCAGGGGGGATGGCGTTCACTGCCCTGCTGTTCGCAATGGTGCTCACCGCGTTGGCCGCCGCCCCCGAGGAGACCGGGCGGCGGCGGTTGGGTCTTGCCTACGCGGGATTGTTCCTGGCAGCCGGTCTCGGATTCCTTGCGACACCTCACTGGTATCCGGGGTATTCCGAACGTGTCTTCGTCGTCGTGGGTATCGTCTGGGTGCAATGGGTCACGGTCTCGACACTGGTGCGCTCGATGCGCCAGAACCCGCATGCCCACACGAGAACACCGATACAGTAG
- a CDS encoding DUF222 domain-containing protein, which yields MNEMTTDRIETDLVEIESTIARLRAIQARLLTEIDRRQIPLADACHGLTEWITARLDVAPETARLLTRTARSGNNGVRQALETGEVTFDRAAELIRLAAVAPGNDLVEQSQVWDIAGLRRRIAHHRRVSPTDEITAFNGRHLVMQPNLDQSTWRLWGSLPGYEGAIVDRALADRADRFPLHPDESRPSSAQRRADALVAICNDSAPGDSPARGTPAVTIFVDARTAAATNGQTGVTIEAGPRVGPRALQAILCEGTIEVTATTEDGRVLGIGNRSAVISPRIRRYVLHRDEGCTADGCQSRYRLQPHHIDWRASGADNDPDNLTTLCWYHHHVVIHGLGYRIDPHTPPQRRRFLKPPTGPDPP from the coding sequence ATGAACGAGATGACGACAGATCGGATCGAGACGGACCTGGTCGAGATCGAATCGACGATCGCTCGGCTCCGCGCCATCCAGGCGAGGCTGTTGACCGAGATCGACCGGCGGCAAATCCCCTTGGCGGACGCGTGCCACGGTCTGACCGAGTGGATCACCGCACGGCTCGATGTCGCCCCCGAAACCGCCCGGCTGCTGACGCGAACAGCCCGATCCGGCAATAACGGCGTGCGGCAAGCTCTCGAGACCGGAGAGGTCACCTTCGACCGGGCAGCAGAACTGATCCGCCTCGCAGCCGTCGCACCGGGCAATGACCTGGTGGAGCAATCACAGGTTTGGGACATCGCAGGTCTGCGGCGACGCATCGCCCACCACCGGCGGGTCTCCCCCACCGACGAAATCACCGCATTCAACGGACGACACCTCGTCATGCAACCGAACCTGGACCAGTCGACGTGGCGACTGTGGGGTTCCCTCCCCGGATACGAGGGCGCCATCGTCGACAGAGCCCTCGCGGACCGCGCCGACCGATTCCCCCTCCACCCGGATGAGAGCCGACCTTCGAGCGCACAACGGCGCGCCGACGCTCTCGTAGCCATCTGCAACGACTCGGCACCCGGAGATTCGCCGGCACGGGGCACACCGGCGGTGACGATCTTCGTCGACGCTCGAACGGCCGCAGCCACCAACGGTCAGACCGGTGTCACCATCGAAGCAGGACCACGTGTCGGGCCCAGAGCTCTGCAAGCGATCCTCTGCGAAGGCACGATCGAAGTGACCGCCACCACCGAAGACGGACGTGTACTCGGCATCGGGAATCGCTCCGCCGTCATCTCGCCCCGCATACGCCGCTACGTCCTCCACAGGGACGAGGGATGCACTGCAGACGGCTGCCAATCCCGGTACCGCCTCCAACCCCACCACATCGACTGGCGGGCCTCAGGAGCCGACAACGACCCCGACAACCTCACGACCCTGTGCTGGTATCACCACCATGTCGTCATCCACGGCCTCGGCTACCGCATCGACCCTCACACCCCGCCCCAGCGCCGACGGTTCCTCAAACCCCCAACCGGCCCCGACCCGCCGTAG
- a CDS encoding PLP-dependent transferase: MSTELQHQMATEAIHAGEVHDASRAHVAPIYQTSTFTFDGMRAVEEWAEGEEEGYIYSRGGNPARTALANKLAALESHGLTADREAVTAEVFGSGMAAISATLMGLAKAGDHIIAQQVLYGSADHLITEILPAYGITNSRIAGLEPAALVRALTQHTNTKVVYVETPANPTMTVIDIARTAEIAHAHGAKVVADNTFATPVLQRPLEHGADAVVHSTTKYINGHGTVIGGAVISNDPALMEEEIPSLIRFMGGVPSPFDCWLTNLGLKTLPLRMSRHCANGMAVARFLESHPAVVATHYPGLPSHPQHELARRQMDGFGAMIAFDLGGYEPATRFLDRIELCTLAVSLGNIDTLIEHPASMTHRVVAPQERAASGITDGLIRLSVGLEAADDIIADLDQALEG, translated from the coding sequence ATGAGCACCGAGCTGCAACACCAGATGGCCACCGAAGCAATCCACGCCGGGGAGGTGCACGATGCGTCGAGAGCCCACGTCGCTCCCATCTACCAGACCTCGACGTTCACCTTCGACGGCATGCGAGCCGTCGAGGAGTGGGCCGAAGGAGAAGAGGAAGGGTACATCTACTCTCGCGGAGGCAACCCGGCACGAACGGCTCTGGCGAACAAGCTGGCCGCTCTGGAGAGCCACGGACTCACGGCAGACCGGGAGGCGGTCACCGCCGAGGTCTTCGGCTCGGGCATGGCGGCCATCAGCGCCACCCTGATGGGTCTGGCGAAGGCTGGCGATCACATCATCGCCCAGCAGGTTCTCTACGGGTCCGCCGACCACCTCATCACCGAGATCCTGCCCGCCTACGGAATCACGAACAGCCGCATCGCCGGACTGGAACCGGCGGCCCTCGTACGTGCGTTGACCCAACACACCAACACGAAGGTCGTCTACGTGGAGACCCCGGCCAACCCGACGATGACGGTGATCGATATCGCCCGAACCGCGGAGATCGCCCATGCCCACGGGGCCAAGGTCGTGGCCGACAACACGTTCGCCACACCCGTGCTGCAGCGGCCTCTCGAGCATGGTGCCGACGCCGTCGTCCACAGCACCACGAAGTACATCAACGGCCACGGAACCGTCATCGGTGGTGCCGTCATCAGCAATGATCCGGCACTGATGGAAGAAGAGATCCCGTCGCTGATCCGCTTCATGGGTGGGGTGCCGAGCCCGTTCGACTGCTGGCTCACCAACCTCGGCCTCAAGACGCTCCCGCTTCGCATGAGTCGCCACTGTGCCAACGGGATGGCGGTGGCCCGCTTTCTGGAGTCCCACCCGGCCGTGGTGGCCACCCACTACCCCGGTCTCCCCTCCCACCCGCAACACGAACTCGCCAGGCGCCAGATGGATGGATTCGGCGCGATGATCGCGTTCGATCTCGGGGGCTACGAGCCGGCCACCCGATTCCTCGACCGGATCGAACTCTGCACGCTGGCCGTCAGCCTCGGCAACATCGACACGCTGATCGAGCATCCGGCGTCGATGACCCACCGAGTCGTCGCCCCGCAGGAACGTGCAGCTTCGGGCATCACCGACGGGCTGATCCGCCTGTCGGTCGGTCTCGAGGCCGCCGACGACATCATCGCCGATCTCGACCAGGCACTCGAGGGCTGA
- a CDS encoding serine protease, with the protein MSIHRSFVLLAAAVILAACTVQIDVPTRHVGLAFGKTTQPGVSTTVPQSPDAPGQATTPSTIAGGAPADNGGAETGVLVTDPQAASTAVVRILAGGFVNPPGLDDTILTSGTGFIIDPRGYAVTVSHLVAGATAIDVFVGNDSQARSAVVVAIDECDDLAIIDIDGDNFDYVGVDNTSGLTADQHVTVVGYPSDLPAYTVTEGTVGDGPTTTGFVRSFTPNEMLELTSPAYPGEFGAPVFDDHGNVAAIGYPAPLDGFYALQTMLVYERLQALASGTSLTTIGLNALAYQAADGSLPTGLFVRAVVPNSPAETAGIKAGDIIVDVEGAPAYTDLGGISQYCDTILTHGTAVPTRINTYRPSENLFYEGDISSGIPFTSTGQTWSATGTATSTPTGTAMGTTTTSRPLPPSTTTTLPTGMSPEDATDNFDWIKTTGFYLVATEPWPVEYLDLVDSHGVIHTVKADDFDSELTVDATPLYASPDGPYGTGIELYAVGSYDISDYTTGWTAPGFQIGIAHKTPYDSWTPEMWIRSHNRSDRCIGGTDGVSGMMGVYDDGTYNGLYNFWNHCTTDYLDGTRLDIAAWNDDHSVIIWISTLMFTEQDYDAFAAALRELTFDEAQLTAQGY; encoded by the coding sequence ATGAGTATTCACCGCAGCTTCGTCTTGCTGGCCGCGGCGGTCATTCTCGCCGCGTGCACCGTGCAGATCGATGTCCCGACCCGTCACGTCGGCCTCGCTTTCGGCAAGACGACCCAACCCGGCGTCTCCACCACCGTGCCCCAAAGCCCCGATGCTCCAGGCCAGGCGACCACGCCGAGCACCATCGCCGGTGGCGCACCTGCGGACAACGGCGGTGCCGAAACCGGTGTCCTCGTCACCGACCCGCAGGCCGCATCCACGGCCGTTGTACGTATCCTCGCCGGCGGGTTCGTCAACCCACCCGGGCTGGACGACACGATCCTGACCTCTGGAACAGGATTCATCATCGACCCGCGCGGCTATGCGGTCACCGTCAGCCATCTCGTCGCCGGAGCGACCGCCATCGACGTCTTCGTCGGTAACGACTCTCAGGCGCGCTCTGCAGTCGTCGTTGCCATCGACGAATGCGACGACCTGGCCATCATCGACATCGACGGTGACAACTTCGACTACGTCGGCGTGGACAACACCTCCGGACTCACGGCAGATCAGCATGTCACCGTCGTCGGATACCCGTCGGACCTGCCCGCCTACACGGTCACCGAAGGAACCGTCGGCGACGGGCCGACGACCACCGGCTTCGTCAGATCGTTCACCCCCAACGAAATGCTGGAACTCACGAGCCCCGCCTACCCCGGCGAGTTCGGAGCTCCGGTGTTCGACGATCATGGCAACGTCGCCGCCATCGGCTACCCGGCACCTCTGGACGGGTTCTACGCGCTCCAGACAATGCTCGTCTACGAAAGACTCCAAGCGCTCGCCTCCGGCACGTCTCTCACCACCATCGGACTCAACGCGCTCGCTTACCAAGCCGCCGACGGCAGTTTGCCCACCGGCCTGTTCGTGCGTGCAGTCGTCCCGAACAGCCCCGCAGAAACGGCAGGGATCAAGGCCGGGGACATCATCGTCGACGTCGAAGGTGCACCCGCCTACACCGACCTCGGCGGAATCAGCCAGTACTGCGACACGATCCTCACTCACGGCACCGCCGTACCGACCCGTATCAACACCTACCGTCCATCGGAAAACCTGTTCTACGAAGGTGACATCTCCTCCGGCATCCCCTTCACCTCCACAGGACAGACATGGTCCGCAACCGGTACCGCGACCAGTACCCCAACCGGTACCGCAATGGGCACCACGACGACGTCCAGGCCCCTGCCTCCCTCCACCACGACCACTCTGCCGACCGGAATGTCACCAGAAGATGCCACCGACAACTTCGACTGGATCAAGACGACAGGCTTCTACCTGGTAGCCACCGAACCGTGGCCGGTGGAGTATCTCGACCTGGTCGACTCCCATGGTGTCATCCACACCGTCAAAGCCGACGACTTCGATTCCGAACTCACCGTCGATGCGACACCGCTGTACGCATCGCCCGACGGACCGTATGGCACCGGCATAGAACTCTACGCCGTCGGCAGCTATGACATCAGCGACTACACGACCGGCTGGACCGCGCCCGGCTTCCAGATCGGCATCGCCCACAAGACCCCGTACGACTCGTGGACCCCCGAGATGTGGATCCGCTCACACAACAGGTCGGACCGCTGCATCGGCGGCACCGATGGTGTGAGCGGCATGATGGGCGTGTATGACGACGGCACCTACAACGGGCTGTACAACTTCTGGAACCATTGCACCACCGACTACCTCGACGGAACGCGGCTCGACATTGCCGCGTGGAACGATGATCACAGCGTCATCATCTGGATCAGCACCCTCATGTTCACCGAACAGGACTATGACGCCTTCGCCGCGGCACTGCGTGAGCTCACCTTCGATGAAGCGCAACTCACCGCGCAAGGCTATTAG
- a CDS encoding SHOCT domain-containing protein, giving the protein MGDWGWGWTWGAAVFMGMLAALFIALLVWFVVSMAGRRDDTSTPSAPSASPSRARAVLDERYAKGEIDRDEYLQRKADLES; this is encoded by the coding sequence ATGGGAGACTGGGGTTGGGGTTGGACCTGGGGGGCAGCGGTCTTCATGGGCATGCTGGCCGCATTGTTCATCGCCCTGCTCGTCTGGTTCGTCGTCTCGATGGCCGGTCGGCGTGACGACACGAGCACGCCCTCGGCGCCGTCCGCTTCGCCATCGCGCGCGAGGGCGGTGCTCGACGAGCGGTACGCCAAGGGTGAGATCGATCGAGACGAGTACCTGCAACGCAAGGCCGATCTCGAAAGCTGA
- the arsM gene encoding arsenite methyltransferase gives MSDVETTRRQVSKAYADAVARTGGCCGEPTSRGVTAQLAGYEESELRDLPPEAVANSFGCGNPVALADLKPGDVVVDLGSGAGIDLLLAAKKVGPTGHVIGIDMTDAMIAKARENIAASGLTNVEVRKGIIEDLPVDGDSVDWVISNCVINLSPEKENVFAEIARVLKPGGRMSVSDLVVEDLPDWVRDDPVLYCSCVGGAIGEHDYLLGLQDAGLDDVHVADRLTYDATQIAAIIDSDLPEAASGCCEQRSTETLEALAGNVSSVRFVASKPRAESTSSPTEA, from the coding sequence ATGTCTGATGTCGAGACCACACGCCGGCAAGTGTCCAAGGCCTATGCAGACGCCGTGGCGAGAACCGGCGGTTGCTGTGGCGAACCGACCTCCAGAGGGGTCACGGCCCAGCTCGCAGGCTATGAAGAATCGGAACTGCGGGATCTCCCCCCGGAAGCGGTCGCCAACTCGTTCGGCTGCGGCAACCCGGTCGCGCTCGCCGATCTCAAACCCGGCGACGTCGTTGTGGACCTGGGGTCCGGAGCCGGCATCGATCTCCTTCTTGCCGCCAAGAAGGTCGGTCCCACCGGTCACGTGATCGGCATCGACATGACCGATGCGATGATCGCCAAGGCACGCGAGAACATCGCGGCGTCCGGACTCACGAACGTGGAGGTCCGCAAAGGCATCATCGAGGACCTCCCGGTGGACGGCGACTCGGTCGACTGGGTCATCTCGAACTGCGTGATCAACCTTTCACCCGAGAAAGAGAACGTGTTCGCGGAGATCGCTCGAGTCCTCAAGCCCGGGGGTCGCATGTCCGTGTCCGACCTCGTGGTCGAAGACCTCCCTGACTGGGTTCGTGACGATCCGGTTCTCTACTGCTCGTGCGTCGGAGGGGCGATCGGCGAACACGACTACCTCCTTGGGCTCCAGGACGCCGGCCTCGACGACGTACACGTCGCAGATCGGCTCACGTATGACGCAACCCAGATTGCCGCCATCATCGACTCTGACCTTCCCGAAGCGGCATCCGGCTGCTGCGAGCAACGATCCACGGAGACTCTCGAAGCGCTCGCCGGCAACGTGTCGAGCGTTCGCTTCGTGGCGAGCAAGCCTCGAGCCGAGAGCACGTCGTCGCCCACCGAAGCATGA
- a CDS encoding winged helix-turn-helix transcriptional regulator, with amino-acid sequence MTQVCNDQTDAACCNGDRLQEVLRPELFKALSDPNRILLLVTLSTEGEPSTVSEAAGCCPVDLSVVSRHLATMRDAGVLIAEKRGREVFYSVPYAELAANLRSIADALEACCSPKSTHDKERESDV; translated from the coding sequence GTGACGCAAGTATGCAATGACCAAACCGACGCAGCGTGCTGCAACGGCGACCGCCTCCAAGAGGTGCTGCGACCCGAGCTCTTCAAGGCACTGAGCGATCCCAACCGGATCCTCTTGCTGGTGACGCTGTCGACCGAAGGTGAACCGTCCACGGTCTCGGAGGCCGCCGGCTGTTGCCCCGTCGACCTGTCGGTCGTGTCCCGGCATCTGGCCACCATGCGCGACGCGGGCGTTCTCATCGCGGAGAAACGGGGACGAGAGGTCTTCTATTCGGTCCCCTACGCGGAACTCGCCGCGAACCTTCGGTCGATCGCCGACGCGCTCGAGGCCTGCTGCAGTCCCAAGAGCACACACGACAAAGAGAGGGAATCCGATGTCTGA